The Salvelinus namaycush isolate Seneca unplaced genomic scaffold, SaNama_1.0 Scaffold6, whole genome shotgun sequence genome has a window encoding:
- the LOC120042012 gene encoding V-type proton ATPase subunit E 1-like — protein sequence MALSDADVQKQIKHMMAFIEQEANEKAEEIDAKAEEEFNIEKGRLVQTQRLKIMEYYEKKEKQIDQQKKIQMSNLMNLARLKVLKARDDMISDLLTEARQRLANIAKDPARYPALLEGLVLQGFYQLLEPKVIIRCRQQDIAMVQAAVQKNIPIYKDAVKSKIEVGIDQDRHLSPDISGGIEMYNANGKIKVANTLESRLDLMAQQMMPEVRTALFGANPNRKFLD from the exons ATGGCGCTCAGCGATGCCGACGTACAGAAACAG ATCAAGCATATGATGGCCTTCATTGAACAGGAAGCCAATGAGAAAGCAGAAGAAATTGATGCAAAG GCAGAAGAGGAGTTCAACATTGAGAAGGGccgtctggtgcagacacaaaggCTCAAGATCATGGAGTACTATGAGAAAAAAGAAAAGCAGATCGACCAGCAGAAGAAAAT TCAGATGTCCAACCTGATGAACCTGGCTAGACTGAAGGTGCTGAAAGCTCGTGATGACATGATTTCG GATCTGCTAACTGAGGCTCGTCAGAGGCTGGCTAACATTGCCAAGGACCCAGCGAGGTACCCTGCCTTGTTGGAGGGGCTAGTTCTGCAG GGATTCTACCAACTGCTAGAGCCCAAAGTGATAATTCGCTGCCGGCAGCAGGACATTGCCATGGTGCAG GCTGCTGTACAGAAAAATATCCCCATCTATAAAGATGCTGTGAAGAGCAAAATTGAGGTCGGCATTGACCAAGACCGGCACCTTTCACCAGACAT CTCTGGAGGTATTGAGATGTACAACGCTAATGGGAAGATCAAGGTAGCCAACACCCTGGAGAGCAGGCTAGACCTCATGGCCCAGCAG ATGATGCCTGAGGTCAGAACGGCTCTGTTCGGTGCCAACCCAAACCGTAAGTTTTTGGACTAA